In Helicoverpa zea isolate HzStark_Cry1AcR chromosome 3, ilHelZeax1.1, whole genome shotgun sequence, the following proteins share a genomic window:
- the LOC124646068 gene encoding repressor of RNA polymerase III transcription MAF1 homolog, which translates to MKLLESGRLEALSRALSILNGDSAVQGRVESYSCKMAGAEKSFYKRFTAIGETTLEALSPPESVMYSRSLSGDEEGVLCDTISRKTLFYLIATLNAAFPDYDFSMAKSSEFSAEPSLSWVQGAVDASLSAVGGARWRQLRPSLWTAVDEEVVLPECRIYSYNPDLASDPFGEPGCLWAFNYFFYNRRLKRIVFFTCRAMSPVCAVDSGVDFAMDEDDEYN; encoded by the exons ATGAAACTTCTAGAGAGTGGCCGCTTAGAGGCATTGAGCAGAGCTCTCTCGATCTTGAACGGCGACAGTGCCGTCCAGGGCCGTGTGGAAAGCTACAGCTGCAAGATGGCCGGGGCTGAGAAATCTTTTTACAAGCGATTCACAGCTATCGGAGAAACAACTCTTGAGGCATTATCACCACCAGAGAGTGTTATGTACAG cCGAAGTTTGTCTGGTGATGAGGAAGGGGTGCTTTGTGACACTATATCTCGTAAAACCCTGTTTTACTTGATTGCTACATTGAATGCTGCTTTTCCAGATTATGATTTTTCAATGGCaaag aGCAGTGAATTCAGTGCGGAGCCATCACTTAGCTGGGTGCAAGGCGCAGTGGACGCATCTCTGTCAGCGGTGGGCGGGGCGCGCTGGCGCCAACTCCGGCCGTCTTTGTGGACTGCAGTTGATGAAGAGGTGGTGTTACCCGAGTGCCGCATATACAGCTACAACCCGGACCTTGCTAGCGACCCTTTTGGCGAGCCAGGCTGCCTGTGGGCCTTTAACTACTTCTTCTATAACAGAAGGTTAAAACGGATCGTGTTCTTCACTTGTAGAGCAATGAG TCCAGTATGTGCTGTTGATTCAGGCGTCGACTTTGCCATGGACGAGGATGATGAATACAACTAA